A DNA window from Maribellus comscasis contains the following coding sequences:
- a CDS encoding phosphatidate cytidylyltransferase yields MERLIYSIILSYFVLGGIGFYLINRKKERDVARKSYTKFGVYFIIINILFFSITIRPVVFFYLTILIVAVGSFELSRLFVAAKFRHALFFALTLLVYFMLSAGLIVFSLAGRDLVLLTFLLLSIFDAFSQIAGQLFGKTKIMPGISPNKTLGGVVGGTAISLLSAFLLRSLFPGTNSALFLFAFGTVFFAFWGDILASLYKRKYQVKDYSKWIPGHGGFLDRFDSLIAGGAWAALAIPVLGI; encoded by the coding sequence CGATTGATTTACAGTATTATATTAAGCTATTTTGTGTTAGGCGGAATCGGTTTTTATCTGATCAACAGAAAAAAAGAACGCGACGTGGCCCGCAAGAGCTATACAAAGTTTGGAGTTTATTTTATAATCATCAATATTTTATTTTTTAGTATTACTATCCGTCCGGTTGTTTTTTTTTACCTGACAATTTTAATTGTTGCGGTTGGAAGTTTTGAGCTGAGCAGGCTTTTTGTTGCTGCAAAATTTCGGCATGCCTTGTTTTTTGCTTTGACCCTGTTGGTATATTTTATGCTTTCAGCAGGACTTATTGTTTTTAGTCTTGCCGGACGCGATCTGGTTCTGCTGACATTTTTACTCCTTTCTATTTTTGATGCCTTTAGCCAGATTGCGGGGCAGCTTTTTGGGAAGACCAAAATAATGCCCGGTATCAGTCCGAATAAAACACTGGGCGGTGTTGTTGGGGGAACAGCTATTTCTCTGCTAAGTGCATTTTTACTGAGAAGTCTTTTCCCGGGAACAAATTCAGCATTATTTCTATTTGCTTTTGGAACCGTGTTTTTTGCGTTTTGGGGCGATATTTTGGCCTCGCTTTACAAACGGAAATATCAGGTTAAAGATTACAGCAAATGGATACCGGGGCATGGTGGTTTCCTCGACAGGTTTGACAGTTTGATTGCAGGAGGTGCCTGGGCTGCACTGGCGATACCGGTTTTGGGAATTTAA
- a CDS encoding diacylglycerol/polyprenol kinase family protein: MGNIVVLSFVYLIGIGLLLIFNELVYRRLNPTGEITRKFAHFTSVLATVPFPYIFPSHWYILVLALLFAVVLFVTRNGKQLKSIHGVTRKSIGSYLLPLSIYITFLISNVSDNKFIYILPMLILAISDPMAAILGINLKAYNGRIKWFGRKLNKTWLGSGAFLVSSFVISLIALYFHRGIFDLKAFWLALTIGLVSTLAELISWRGSDNLSIPLSVVAVLVLFL, from the coding sequence ATGGGAAATATTGTAGTATTATCATTTGTGTATTTAATCGGAATAGGCTTGTTGTTGATTTTTAATGAGCTGGTTTACCGGAGGCTGAACCCAACAGGGGAAATAACGCGAAAATTTGCACATTTTACCTCGGTGTTGGCCACCGTGCCGTTTCCATATATTTTCCCGTCGCACTGGTACATTTTGGTGTTGGCTCTTTTGTTCGCGGTCGTACTGTTTGTTACCCGGAATGGAAAACAGCTAAAATCAATTCACGGAGTAACACGAAAGTCGATTGGAAGTTATTTGCTTCCCCTGTCAATTTACATCACTTTTTTGATTTCGAATGTTAGCGATAACAAGTTTATATACATCCTTCCCATGTTGATTCTGGCCATCAGCGACCCGATGGCAGCTATCCTTGGAATCAACTTAAAAGCATATAACGGAAGAATAAAATGGTTTGGAAGAAAATTAAACAAAACATGGCTGGGGTCGGGAGCCTTTCTGGTTTCAAGTTTTGTAATCAGCTTAATTGCATTGTATTTCCATCGCGGGATTTTTGACTTAAAAGCATTTTGGCTGGCGTTAACCATCGGACTTGTAAGTACTTTGGCAGAATTAATAAGTTGGCGCGGCTCCGATAATTTAAGTATCCCGCTGAGTGTTGTGGCAGTTTTAGTGTTATTCCTTTAA
- a CDS encoding SDR family oxidoreductase → MKTIVVNGANGYVASNFIARLLKTGNKVVALVRPGYKHTPEERMKSVLADIGESKTLNTQNLSVYPYSLLDKDFAMEKRSLKKVFRTNVDYFHFAASLKYDEKSVDEIFSTNIEGVRNSIDIFLKYASKKSRFFYIGTAYSCGKYNAVFEEKFYKNEPISSFRNYYELSKRYGENIVRQSIEKSHLNGHVIRLSQVVGDHRTGITKTDYGIFDFSKRVYKLASRYPNEVVRVKVDPDSTQNLIPIGTVVNYLLQAVQAETAPRIMNLVARRSIRNEQIINTLNEVLPITLIPQRNLNRDSMNALERLISIGMSFTGSYTETNLKFDTSRRDEVIQPGKDDELNDKSVYAMLEYFVGMLSAQKRKTAAA, encoded by the coding sequence ATGAAAACAATTGTAGTAAATGGAGCAAACGGTTATGTTGCCTCAAATTTTATAGCCCGGCTGTTAAAAACGGGCAACAAGGTTGTGGCGCTGGTTCGGCCCGGTTACAAACATACACCGGAAGAAAGAATGAAAAGTGTGTTGGCTGATATCGGCGAGAGTAAAACACTGAATACCCAAAACCTTTCTGTTTATCCCTACTCCCTGCTTGATAAAGACTTTGCAATGGAAAAGAGATCTCTAAAGAAGGTTTTCAGGACAAACGTAGATTACTTTCATTTTGCAGCCAGCTTAAAATACGATGAGAAATCAGTAGACGAAATTTTTTCAACCAATATAGAAGGCGTGAGAAATTCAATTGACATATTTTTAAAATATGCTTCAAAAAAGTCACGGTTTTTTTATATCGGAACAGCCTATTCCTGTGGAAAATACAATGCTGTTTTTGAAGAGAAATTTTATAAAAATGAACCGATTTCGTCCTTCAGAAATTATTATGAACTTTCAAAAAGGTATGGCGAGAATATTGTTCGCCAAAGTATCGAAAAAAGTCATTTGAACGGACATGTCATCCGTCTTTCCCAGGTAGTTGGCGATCACAGAACCGGAATAACAAAAACAGATTACGGCATTTTTGATTTTTCAAAACGGGTTTACAAATTGGCCAGCCGTTATCCAAACGAGGTGGTTCGGGTGAAAGTGGATCCTGATTCTACGCAGAATTTGATTCCAATCGGGACCGTGGTAAATTATTTGCTACAGGCAGTTCAGGCAGAAACAGCGCCGCGAATTATGAATCTGGTGGCAAGACGATCCATTAGAAACGAGCAGATCATAAATACTTTAAACGAAGTTTTGCCGATAACACTCATTCCGCAGCGAAACCTGAACCGGGATTCGATGAATGCATTGGAGCGCCTGATTTCAATTGGGATGTCGTTTACAGGAAGTTATACCGAAACCAATTTGAAATTCGATACCAGCCGGCGCGACGAAGTAATTCAGCCGGGCAAAGATGATGAATTAAATGATAAAAGCGTTTATGCCATGCTTGAATATTTTGTAGGAATGCTTTCTGCTCAAAAACGGAAAACAGCAGCAGCCTAA
- a CDS encoding CDP-alcohol phosphatidyltransferase family protein, protein MKQLIIRGENVLNLPNFISLYRLLVFPVIFYMALAGREQWYVILLCISLVSDVLDGNIARLFKLQTNFGAALDNLADICTYAMALLGLFVFKWAELEPHAWILYLFLGVFVLSYIISFARFGKIPGLHLYSAVSAGYIQSIFFFVLFVFGFYPWMYYLAVGWGALAYTEKIFVLLKLDNIKIGVKGLYWLLKKEKEQAH, encoded by the coding sequence ATGAAACAATTAATAATACGCGGAGAAAATGTTTTAAATCTTCCCAATTTTATAAGTCTGTACCGGCTTTTGGTATTTCCGGTCATATTTTATATGGCGCTTGCGGGCAGAGAGCAATGGTATGTAATTTTGTTATGTATCAGTTTGGTAAGCGATGTGCTTGACGGAAACATAGCGCGTTTGTTTAAATTACAAACCAATTTTGGCGCTGCTCTCGACAACCTCGCGGATATATGTACCTATGCAATGGCTTTGTTGGGTTTGTTTGTTTTTAAATGGGCAGAGCTAGAACCTCATGCCTGGATATTGTACCTGTTTTTGGGCGTATTTGTTCTAAGTTATATCATTTCTTTTGCGCGGTTTGGAAAGATTCCGGGATTACATTTATACTCAGCCGTTTCCGCCGGATATATCCAGAGTATTTTCTTTTTTGTTCTTTTTGTTTTCGGATTTTATCCCTGGATGTATTACCTGGCTGTAGGGTGGGGGGCGTTGGCTTACACCGAGAAAATTTTTGTCCTGTTGAAACTCGATAATATTAAAATCGGTGTAAAAGGATTGTATTGGTTGTTAAAAAAAGAGAAGGAGCAAGCACACTAG
- a CDS encoding DUF5686 and carboxypeptidase-like regulatory domain-containing protein: MLHKITLVILLTIIYTGAFSQGITGIIKDRKTQEAIPYANIWIKSTTTGTMSDVEGRFKMKLEKDDTLCVSSLGYQKREIPFLEITENPYTVFMQEEVRELSEVTVKPEVSRAKVLLKKILDRKKENRELIENTSAYNSYARTTVYVAIDSTSNASRLVDNLNEVTMKIDGQDLLFSPIYLSETGTKVADGVDSTVYMRRDGIFPKLNQTIESLILLNVVVDLNFYKDQIDILGRGITSPLSNTASLSYDFFLNDSTYIGNRKYFSFSFAPKNKYNPLFTGRFTVEDSTFALSDVYAYVQEEANINFVNGFKARVNYSKSEEGKWFYDDQEISLNLALRLNKDTTSRYGSQRIDEIDSGNWLISKTTEYSTSPEINEIKPRNWKNLPEFAASNHLEEDTYARVDKLKENSVVKGIDAIGGMVLTSYIDAGKIEIGPVFDIYSTNAIEGQRFSLPLRTGEKMFERFTLGGFLGYGTKSKELKYGVNFGIQPLPTDKIIIRGNYSDDYTLVSQDKYLRFIKKNPNTRGNGNFIAALTSREKNPYLKEEKSFNLVFEYNANEDINMELTSYFLHSKSTPEVHFFKDNAEYSTYNNYGILFNTRLAFGQYYDKYYFTRVYYIDETPVINLSLDLGQVKLPGVSDGQGLYAQFHGSVVGRVNMGLTFMRYMVNGGYLLGDAPYDLLDQPVGSMSLGYAKYRFNLLHHASFAHNLYTNIHLDFNGGGILLNRIPLIKKLKLREMLSLKSHYGTLTDSYKPVFDLPEYYVTGMSKPYAEIGFGLTNIFKVLRVEYVRQLGGAYANADFADKHGIFFRAEMSF; encoded by the coding sequence ATGTTACATAAAATTACCCTGGTCATTTTGTTGACCATAATATATACCGGGGCTTTTTCTCAGGGGATTACCGGTATCATAAAAGATCGGAAAACCCAGGAAGCAATCCCGTATGCAAACATATGGATAAAAAGTACAACGACGGGTACCATGTCGGATGTGGAAGGCCGGTTTAAGATGAAACTGGAGAAGGATGATACGCTTTGTGTTTCATCGCTTGGATATCAGAAAAGAGAAATCCCTTTTTTGGAAATTACCGAAAACCCTTATACTGTTTTTATGCAGGAAGAGGTCAGGGAATTAAGTGAAGTAACTGTAAAACCTGAAGTTTCGCGTGCAAAAGTTTTGCTGAAAAAGATTTTGGACAGAAAAAAGGAGAACAGGGAGCTTATCGAAAATACTTCAGCTTACAACTCCTATGCACGAACAACGGTTTATGTTGCTATTGATTCTACTTCAAATGCAAGCCGCCTTGTTGACAACTTAAATGAGGTAACTATGAAAATTGACGGACAGGATCTGCTTTTTTCTCCCATTTATTTATCCGAAACAGGGACAAAAGTGGCTGACGGTGTAGACAGTACCGTTTACATGCGGCGCGATGGGATATTCCCTAAATTAAACCAAACCATCGAAAGTTTAATCCTTTTGAATGTGGTTGTTGATTTGAATTTTTATAAAGACCAGATTGACATTTTGGGACGGGGCATCACTTCTCCGTTAAGCAATACAGCATCGTTGAGTTACGATTTTTTTCTAAACGACAGTACTTATATTGGCAACCGGAAATATTTTAGTTTTTCATTTGCCCCTAAAAACAAGTACAACCCGTTGTTTACCGGGCGTTTTACCGTGGAAGACAGCACATTTGCGCTAAGCGATGTGTATGCTTATGTACAGGAGGAAGCAAACATCAATTTTGTAAATGGTTTTAAGGCCCGCGTAAATTATTCAAAGTCAGAGGAAGGAAAATGGTTTTACGATGACCAGGAAATCAGTTTAAATCTTGCACTCAGGTTAAATAAAGATACCACTTCCAGGTATGGTTCGCAGCGTATCGATGAAATAGACAGCGGAAACTGGTTAATTTCAAAAACAACAGAATATTCCACCTCACCCGAAATAAATGAAATAAAACCGCGAAACTGGAAAAATTTGCCGGAGTTTGCAGCATCCAACCATTTGGAAGAGGATACCTACGCACGGGTTGACAAGCTAAAGGAGAATTCTGTGGTAAAAGGAATTGACGCCATTGGAGGCATGGTTTTAACCAGCTATATTGATGCAGGGAAAATAGAAATCGGTCCGGTTTTCGATATTTACAGCACCAATGCCATCGAAGGCCAGCGTTTTTCGCTTCCGCTGCGTACAGGAGAAAAAATGTTTGAACGTTTTACCCTTGGCGGTTTTTTAGGCTACGGAACCAAAAGCAAAGAACTAAAATATGGAGTCAACTTTGGGATTCAGCCTTTACCTACCGACAAGATCATAATCCGTGGTAATTATTCTGATGATTATACGCTGGTTTCACAAGATAAATACTTACGCTTTATCAAAAAGAACCCGAATACACGGGGAAACGGGAATTTTATCGCAGCCCTCACCAGCCGTGAAAAGAATCCGTATCTGAAGGAGGAGAAAAGTTTTAATCTGGTTTTTGAATACAATGCCAATGAAGACATCAATATGGAGCTAACTTCCTATTTTTTGCACAGCAAAAGTACGCCGGAAGTACATTTTTTTAAAGATAATGCAGAGTATTCCACCTACAATAACTATGGAATTCTGTTTAATACTCGTTTGGCTTTCGGACAATATTACGACAAATATTATTTTACGCGTGTTTATTATATCGACGAAACCCCGGTTATCAATTTAAGTCTGGATTTGGGGCAGGTAAAACTACCGGGTGTTTCCGATGGTCAGGGATTGTATGCGCAGTTTCACGGTTCGGTTGTGGGCAGAGTAAATATGGGGCTTACCTTTATGCGTTATATGGTAAACGGCGGATATCTTTTGGGCGATGCCCCTTACGACCTGCTCGACCAGCCGGTTGGTTCAATGTCGCTGGGCTATGCGAAATACCGTTTTAACCTGTTGCATCATGCGTCGTTTGCCCATAATTTATATACCAACATACATCTTGATTTTAACGGGGGAGGTATTTTGCTTAACCGGATTCCCCTGATAAAAAAATTGAAGTTACGCGAAATGCTTTCGCTAAAAAGTCACTATGGCACCTTGACCGATTCGTATAAGCCTGTTTTTGATTTACCGGAATATTATGTAACCGGTATGAGTAAACCTTATGCGGAAATTGGTTTTGGATTGACAAATATTTTTAAAGTGTTGCGGGTGGAATATGTCCGTCAACTGGGAGGAGCTTATGCCAACGCTGATTTTGCCGATAAACATGGAATCTTTTTCAGGGCAGAGATGAGCTTTTAA
- a CDS encoding MraY family glycosyltransferase, translating to MEILLIIGAAIIGFTLVMIAVPPILRVARQKNLFEPFEERKIHKGSIPSLGGVAIFFGFILSTIIATDGYTFDSLKYIIAAVILMFFIGLKDDLMVISARKKFVVQLFAGIILITLGNVRLTNLHGVFGIYDIHYFVSLFLTLFIMIAVINAFNLIDGIDGLASGLAIVASAFLGMWFFLASEIQFSIMSFALMGSLAAFFLYNVFGHRNKLFMGDTGSLIIGLVVSTLAIKFNEFNIIKTNPVSIYSAPSVSFAIIIVPLIDTLRVITIRLMQKRSPFSPDKNHIHHRILELVPNHLQVTSILVIATIFIAGVAILFNNMGLNVTVQFLLVFTLGILFSFVPSILAKRKKTKLTHQPA from the coding sequence ATGGAAATATTACTAATCATTGGAGCAGCAATAATAGGTTTTACATTGGTAATGATTGCCGTACCTCCTATTTTACGCGTAGCAAGACAAAAAAATCTTTTTGAACCTTTTGAAGAGAGAAAAATACACAAAGGCTCTATCCCCTCACTTGGAGGTGTAGCCATCTTTTTTGGATTTATTCTGAGTACGATAATCGCAACCGATGGATATACTTTTGATTCCCTGAAATATATTATTGCAGCGGTTATTTTAATGTTTTTTATTGGTTTAAAAGACGACCTTATGGTTATCTCAGCAAGAAAGAAATTTGTTGTACAGCTTTTTGCGGGGATTATACTAATAACACTTGGGAATGTGCGTTTAACAAATTTGCACGGAGTTTTCGGAATTTATGATATTCATTATTTTGTAAGTTTATTTCTCACGCTGTTTATCATGATTGCCGTTATCAATGCATTTAACCTTATAGACGGAATAGATGGTTTGGCATCCGGTCTTGCCATAGTTGCTTCTGCATTTCTGGGAATGTGGTTTTTTCTTGCCTCGGAGATTCAATTTTCAATCATGTCGTTTGCCTTGATGGGAAGCCTGGCAGCCTTTTTTCTTTATAATGTTTTTGGCCACCGGAATAAGCTTTTTATGGGAGATACAGGCTCACTCATCATTGGACTTGTTGTGTCCACTCTGGCTATAAAATTTAACGAGTTTAATATCATAAAAACAAACCCGGTTTCGATTTACAGCGCTCCCTCGGTGTCGTTTGCAATTATTATTGTTCCTTTGATTGATACTCTGCGCGTGATAACCATAAGACTGATGCAAAAGCGGTCTCCGTTCTCGCCCGACAAAAACCATATTCATCACAGAATACTCGAACTCGTTCCCAATCATTTACAGGTGACATCCATATTGGTTATTGCCACCATATTTATTGCAGGTGTTGCAATTCTGTTTAACAATATGGGATTAAACGTAACCGTTCAATTTTTGCTGGTATTTACGCTTGGTATTCTGTTTTCATTTGTGCCTTCGATATTGGCAAAAAGGAAAAAAACAAAACTTACCCATCAGCCAGCATAG
- a CDS encoding GumC family protein, with the protein MTTQRFQNNGIEHNNDEDSIDLKKLVFKLLSNWYWFILCIVVAVGAAFLYNRYATPVYELSTTVLVEEDKVTSPLEESGVSANVFQGFGVMNSMRNIFNQMVIMHSTPLITRTINELDFEISYYAVGRVKTSERYREVPFTVEWDEAHPQLTNSEFLLQIDANGKLHLKAQGENAEVYSYSEDEVLKKISNFSFSKDMDPGVRLTANEFSFTILLNEKFDPQAPNEFKFVFNKKSALVKKYTKALTVNLADKETSIVGLTLRDLNQEKGIHFLNKLTEIYQLDNLGKKNDNANRTIQFINSQLQNISDSLNVSENRMASFQSENQVIDISLQSQQLLEQMKELDNERVALETQNKYYHYLRDYVGNNQELETLIAPSAMGINDPLLNSLILQLNDLITQKSSLTSVRANSQHPAIVRLNAQIESVKNSLLENTSNIISQSDIALADINQRIRSFETQIRRLPATEQNFVNIERRYQLDNETYTFLLQKLSEAQIAKASNIPDSQVIEEARMNGEGPVEPKSKMIYAIALLLGLLIPGGVIMLLDFFSTKIVSQEEVEALTRFPIIGHIFHNEKEFASRTLVLDKPNSPATEPYRAIRNKLNMMTKAKDNPVIAVTSTFPKEGKSYNAINIASSFALMRKNTVLLDLDLRNSKIDEEFNFESNMGIVNYIIGKATLPEITFDTKHPRLKIIPAGPIPPNPSEMLTDKRLTEVLEKLKEIYDVIVIDTPPVGYVADLYQLNDEIDANLFIVRHKYTHKVALKNALGEVEKHQLKGVGIIINNIQLGRKKSSLGSYGYGYGYGYGYGYGYGYGYGQEYDKDRKRSKRKMLKTEQG; encoded by the coding sequence ATGACGACGCAGCGTTTCCAAAATAATGGCATTGAACACAACAATGACGAAGACAGTATTGACTTAAAAAAGCTGGTCTTTAAACTTTTAAGCAACTGGTACTGGTTTATTCTGTGTATTGTTGTTGCCGTAGGAGCTGCATTTTTATACAACCGTTATGCTACTCCGGTATATGAGTTAAGTACGACCGTTCTTGTGGAAGAGGACAAAGTGACTTCCCCGCTGGAAGAAAGCGGTGTGTCGGCAAATGTTTTTCAGGGATTTGGCGTAATGAACAGCATGCGGAATATTTTTAATCAAATGGTGATTATGCACTCTACTCCACTTATTACCAGAACGATTAATGAACTTGATTTTGAAATCAGCTATTATGCAGTGGGCAGGGTTAAAACCAGTGAACGCTACCGGGAAGTTCCGTTTACAGTGGAATGGGATGAAGCACATCCGCAACTGACCAACTCTGAATTTTTACTCCAGATTGATGCCAACGGCAAGTTGCATTTAAAAGCCCAGGGGGAGAATGCAGAGGTATACAGTTATAGTGAGGATGAGGTACTAAAAAAAATAAGTAATTTTTCTTTTTCAAAAGACATGGATCCCGGGGTGCGTTTAACCGCAAATGAATTTTCGTTTACCATTTTGTTAAATGAAAAATTTGATCCCCAGGCACCCAATGAATTTAAATTTGTTTTTAACAAAAAAAGCGCACTGGTAAAAAAATATACCAAAGCACTTACTGTTAATCTTGCCGACAAGGAAACATCGATCGTAGGGCTTACCTTACGAGACTTAAACCAGGAGAAAGGCATTCATTTTTTAAATAAACTTACCGAGATTTATCAATTGGATAACCTGGGTAAAAAGAATGACAACGCCAACCGCACCATTCAGTTTATCAATTCACAATTGCAAAATATTTCTGATTCGTTGAATGTTTCGGAAAACCGGATGGCTTCTTTTCAAAGTGAGAATCAGGTTATCGACATTTCGTTGCAGTCGCAGCAATTGCTGGAGCAGATGAAAGAACTGGACAATGAACGTGTGGCGCTGGAGACACAAAACAAATATTATCATTACCTCCGGGACTATGTTGGGAACAACCAGGAACTGGAAACACTTATCGCCCCTTCGGCGATGGGAATCAATGATCCTTTGTTAAACAGTCTGATTCTTCAGTTAAATGATTTAATCACGCAAAAATCGAGTTTGACTTCGGTACGGGCCAACTCCCAACATCCGGCCATCGTCCGTTTAAATGCCCAAATTGAAAGTGTAAAAAATTCTTTGCTGGAAAATACCTCCAATATCATTTCTCAGTCGGATATTGCTTTGGCTGATATCAACCAGCGTATCCGCAGCTTTGAAACACAAATACGCCGTCTCCCGGCTACAGAACAAAATTTTGTAAATATTGAACGGCGTTACCAACTGGATAATGAAACTTATACATTTCTGTTACAAAAACTTTCGGAGGCTCAAATTGCCAAAGCATCCAATATTCCGGACAGCCAGGTCATTGAGGAAGCCAGAATGAATGGAGAAGGACCGGTTGAACCCAAAAGTAAAATGATATACGCCATTGCCTTGTTACTTGGTCTGCTTATCCCCGGGGGTGTAATCATGCTTCTGGACTTTTTTAGTACAAAAATTGTTTCGCAGGAAGAAGTGGAGGCCCTTACCCGGTTTCCGATTATCGGGCACATCTTTCACAACGAGAAAGAATTTGCCAGCCGTACACTGGTACTGGATAAACCCAATTCTCCGGCAACAGAACCTTACCGGGCCATCCGCAATAAACTGAATATGATGACCAAAGCCAAGGATAATCCTGTAATCGCGGTTACTTCTACCTTTCCCAAAGAAGGTAAGTCTTACAATGCGATTAACATCGCCTCATCCTTTGCACTGATGCGTAAAAATACCGTATTGCTTGACCTCGATTTGCGCAACTCAAAAATAGATGAAGAGTTTAATTTTGAGTCCAACATGGGCATCGTGAACTATATTATCGGAAAAGCAACTTTACCTGAGATTACTTTTGACACCAAACACCCGCGTTTAAAAATTATTCCCGCCGGACCGATCCCTCCCAATCCTTCGGAAATGCTAACCGATAAAAGGCTGACAGAGGTTTTGGAGAAATTAAAGGAAATATATGATGTTATTGTTATTGATACACCGCCAGTGGGTTATGTGGCTGATCTCTACCAGTTAAACGATGAAATTGATGCCAACCTCTTTATTGTCCGGCATAAGTACACCCATAAAGTTGCTCTAAAGAATGCGTTGGGCGAAGTGGAAAAACATCAGCTGAAAGGTGTGGGTATCATCATTAATAACATTCAGTTGGGACGTAAAAAAAGTAGTTTGGGAAGTTATGGTTATGGATATGGGTACGGATATGGGTACGGATATGGGTATGGGTACGGATATGGCCAGGAATACGACAAAGACAGAAAACGCAGTAAACGAAAAATGCTAAAAACCGAGCAAGGTTAA
- a CDS encoding polysaccharide biosynthesis/export family protein, with amino-acid sequence MSTIKLFTKKAGLPLVVLFLFASCSTPLQELIYLNGLQPGMTYEHGPQPEEYKIRSNDQLFIQVISDDPLNAAFLNLINTQGSMGSMGNSTNSIELITYLVDEGGFINYPQLGNLKVDGKTTSEVRDMVQEGVDRYLEGASVFVKLVNRTVTILGEVKSPGQKTMVKNQLTIFEALGTAGDISDYGNRQQIKIIRELPDGKHVEEMDLTNPDIINSPYYYILPHDIVYVEHKTKVYGAKNLSYAAPISITASIISVGLLIINLFNL; translated from the coding sequence GTGTCAACCATTAAATTATTTACAAAAAAAGCGGGACTTCCCCTGGTCGTTCTGTTTTTGTTTGCGTCGTGCAGCACCCCTTTACAGGAATTGATTTATCTTAACGGCTTACAACCCGGAATGACATACGAGCATGGTCCGCAACCCGAAGAGTATAAAATCAGGTCCAACGACCAGTTGTTTATCCAGGTTATCAGTGACGATCCTTTAAATGCTGCTTTTTTGAATCTGATCAATACACAGGGCTCGATGGGAAGCATGGGGAACTCAACCAACAGTATTGAGTTGATAACCTATCTGGTTGACGAAGGAGGTTTTATCAACTATCCGCAGCTGGGAAATTTAAAGGTGGATGGTAAAACCACCAGTGAAGTACGTGATATGGTTCAGGAGGGAGTAGACCGTTACCTTGAGGGCGCTTCAGTATTTGTAAAGCTGGTGAACCGCACCGTAACCATTTTGGGAGAAGTAAAAAGCCCCGGACAAAAAACGATGGTCAAAAACCAGCTTACCATCTTTGAAGCCCTGGGTACAGCGGGAGATATCAGCGACTATGGCAACCGGCAGCAGATAAAAATTATCCGTGAATTGCCGGATGGGAAACATGTTGAGGAAATGGATCTTACCAACCCCGACATCATCAATTCCCCTTATTATTATATTTTGCCGCACGATATTGTTTATGTAGAACATAAAACAAAGGTTTACGGTGCCAAAAACCTGTCGTATGCTGCCCCCATAAGTATCACAGCATCCATTATTTCCGTAGGATTACTCATAATAAATTTATTTAACCTATGA